A window of the Arachis duranensis cultivar V14167 chromosome 5, aradu.V14167.gnm2.J7QH, whole genome shotgun sequence genome harbors these coding sequences:
- the LOC107490155 gene encoding deoxyhypusine synthase isoform X1 gives MGEAKEDNVVLSSVHSTVFKESENLEGKCTKIEGYDFNQGVNYHQLLKSMVTTGFQASNLGDAIQVINQMLDWRLADEPVVDDCSEEERDLGYRRSVTCKVFLGFTSNLISSGVRDTVRFLVQHHMVDVIVTTTGGIEEDLIKCLAPTYKGDFSLDGAYLRSKGLNRIGNLLVPNDNYCKFEDWIIPIFDQMLTEQNNENVIWTPSKLIARLGKEIKNESSYLYWAYKNNIPVFCPGLTDGSLGDMLYFHSFRNPGLIVDIVQDIRAMNGEAVHASPRKTGMIILGGGLPKHHICNANMMRNGADYAVFINTAQEFDGSDSGARPDEAVSWGKIRGSAKTVKVHCDATIAFPLLVAETFAPRVKPCNQ, from the exons ATGGGTGAGGCAAAGGAAGATAATGTTGTTCTATCTTCAGTTCACTCCACAGTCTTCAAAGAATCCGAAAATCTAGAAGGAAAATGCACCAAAATTGAAGGCTATGACTTCAACCAAGGCGTCAATTACCATCAGCTTCTCAAGTCCATGGTCACCACTGGCTTTCAAGCTTCAAACCTAGGAGACGCAATCCAAGTCATTAATCAAATg CTAGATTGGAGGCTCGCTGATGAACCTGTAGTCGATGATTGCAGTGAGGAAGAGAGGGATTTGGGTTACCGAAGGTCTGTTACTTGCAAGGTGTTTCTGGGATTCACTTCTAATCTCATCTCCTCTGGTGTCAGAGACACTGTTCGGTTTCTCGTTCAACATCACATG GTTGATGTAATTGTGACAACTACTGGTGGCATCGAGGAAGATCTTATAAAGTGCCTTGCACCAACATACAAAGGAGATTTCTCTCTGGATGGAGCCTATCTGCGCTCAAAGGGATTGAATCGTATTGGTAATTTGTTGGTCCCTAATGACAATTATTGCAAATTTGAGGACTGGATTATTCCCATTTTTGATCAGATGTTGACAGAACAAAATAATGAG AATGTGATATGGACACCATCCAAGTTGATTGCTCGATTGGGtaaagaaataaagaatgaaAGCTCTTACCTTTATTGGGCATACAAG AACAATATTCCAGTATTTTGTCCGGGCTTAACCGATGGCTCATTGGGGGACATGCTGTACTTCCATTCGTTCCGCAACCCGGGTCTGATTGTAGACATAGTGCAAG ATATAAGGGCCATGAATGGAGAAGCTGTACATGCGAGTCCTAGGAAGACCGGCATGATTATTTTAGGAGGTGGTCTTCCAAAGCATCACATCTGCAATGCCAATATGATGCGTAATGGTGCAGACTACGCTGTTTTTATTAATACCGCACAAGAATTTGATGGTAGTGATTCGGGAGCTCGTCCAGATGAAGCTGTTTCCTGGGGAAAAATACGAGGATCTGCAAAAACTGTTAAG GTCCATTGTGATGCAACCATCGCCTTCCCTTTGCTTGTTGCCGAAACATTTGCCCCAAGAGTGAAACCTTGCAATCAATAG
- the LOC107490155 gene encoding deoxyhypusine synthase isoform X2, translating into MVDVIVTTTGGIEEDLIKCLAPTYKGDFSLDGAYLRSKGLNRIGNLLVPNDNYCKFEDWIIPIFDQMLTEQNNENVIWTPSKLIARLGKEIKNESSYLYWAYKNNIPVFCPGLTDGSLGDMLYFHSFRNPGLIVDIVQDIRAMNGEAVHASPRKTGMIILGGGLPKHHICNANMMRNGADYAVFINTAQEFDGSDSGARPDEAVSWGKIRGSAKTVKVHCDATIAFPLLVAETFAPRVKPCNQ; encoded by the exons ATG GTTGATGTAATTGTGACAACTACTGGTGGCATCGAGGAAGATCTTATAAAGTGCCTTGCACCAACATACAAAGGAGATTTCTCTCTGGATGGAGCCTATCTGCGCTCAAAGGGATTGAATCGTATTGGTAATTTGTTGGTCCCTAATGACAATTATTGCAAATTTGAGGACTGGATTATTCCCATTTTTGATCAGATGTTGACAGAACAAAATAATGAG AATGTGATATGGACACCATCCAAGTTGATTGCTCGATTGGGtaaagaaataaagaatgaaAGCTCTTACCTTTATTGGGCATACAAG AACAATATTCCAGTATTTTGTCCGGGCTTAACCGATGGCTCATTGGGGGACATGCTGTACTTCCATTCGTTCCGCAACCCGGGTCTGATTGTAGACATAGTGCAAG ATATAAGGGCCATGAATGGAGAAGCTGTACATGCGAGTCCTAGGAAGACCGGCATGATTATTTTAGGAGGTGGTCTTCCAAAGCATCACATCTGCAATGCCAATATGATGCGTAATGGTGCAGACTACGCTGTTTTTATTAATACCGCACAAGAATTTGATGGTAGTGATTCGGGAGCTCGTCCAGATGAAGCTGTTTCCTGGGGAAAAATACGAGGATCTGCAAAAACTGTTAAG GTCCATTGTGATGCAACCATCGCCTTCCCTTTGCTTGTTGCCGAAACATTTGCCCCAAGAGTGAAACCTTGCAATCAATAG
- the LOC107490158 gene encoding LOW QUALITY PROTEIN: probable caffeoyl-CoA O-methyltransferase At4g26220 (The sequence of the model RefSeq protein was modified relative to this genomic sequence to represent the inferred CDS: substituted 1 base at 1 genomic stop codon), producing MENIEEPMDSNVPVILQSEKLAEYIVETAVYPRENEXKLYIYVSKFIIRGFMGTSPESGQLMSILLKLLNAKKTIEIGVFTGYSLLLTALNIPLDGKITAIDIDRKAYEVGLPFIKKAGVEHKIDFIESPALPILDKLLQDPSNLGTYDFAFIDADKWSYVKYHERLINLVKVGGLLVYDDTLLGGFVVWPEQDVEASHRPYRKALIEVNDALATDPRVEIALASVGDGLTICRRIA from the exons ATGGAAAACATAGAAGAACCAATGGATTCCAATGTTCCAGTCATACTACAGAGCGAAAAGTTAGCAGAG tatATAGTGGAAACTGCTGTTTACCCTCgcgaaaatgaataaaaattatatatatat GTTTCGAAATTTATTATTAGGGGTTTCATGGGTACTAGTCCTGAATCAGGCCAACTAATGTCAATATTGTTGAAGCTATTGAATGCCAAAAAGACGATTGAAATTGGAGTGTTTACTGGCTACTCTCTTCTTCTTACCGCTCTTAACATTCCTCTTGATGGAAAG ATTACAGCCATAGATATTGACAGAAAAGCTTATGAGGTTGGATTACCATTCATCAAAAAGGCTGGAGTAGAGCACAAGATTGATTTTATAGAGTCTCCAGCTCTGCCAATTTTGGACAAACTATTGCAAGAT CCTTCAAACTTGGGAACTTATGACTTCGCCTTCATTGATGCTGACAAATGGAGCTATGTGAAGTACCATGAGAGGCTCATAAATCTGGTGAAGGTTGGTGGGTTGCTTGTCTACGATGACACACTCTTAGGTGGATTTGTTGTGTGGCCTGAACAGGATGTTGAAGCTTCTCACAGACCATATCGAAAAGCTTTAATCGAAGTCAACGACGCACTCGCCACAGACCCACGCGTTGAGATCGCTCTTGCTTCTGTTGGAGATGGACTCACTATTTGCAGGCGCATTGCATGA
- the LOC107490153 gene encoding pentatricopeptide repeat-containing protein At3g14330, translated as MMVMFPAISLSTNITVKTNITVSATPTPRTTTTQKLHKTTPPLGSTLKSLCKLGKLEEALSVIESSKRKPNDEDIEVFSLFLHACISTKSLEHAQKLRSHILRSKPSLLQNPTLKSKLITLFSVCGQLDEARRVFNDQTSGEATPSEPVWVAMAIGYSRNGFSTEVLLLYSNMLLHSVKPGNFAFSAALKACVDTSDAFLGRAIHAQIVKHDEEADQVVNNALLKFYVECGGCFNEALKVFEVMPQRNVVSWNTLIAGFAGQGRVFEMLDAFRVMQGEAMGFSWVTLTTVLPVCGQVTALHSGKEIHGQIVKSKKRGDVPLLNSLMDMYAKCGAIGYCRKVFDRMQNKDLTSWNTMLSGYSINGQIDEAMALFDEMISNNVRPDGITFVALLSGCSHSGLTSEGNRLFHVMQNYGVKPSLEHYACLVDMLGRSGKIHEGLAVAESLPMKPSGSIWGSLLNSCRLYGNVSLAETVAERLFEIEPNNSGNYVMLSNIYANAGMWEEVKRVREMMAMRGIKKDAGCSWIQIKHRIHTFVAGGSTDFRNSAEFCRVWSELSNATKKVGYVPDTEVVLHDINEEMKTMWVCGHSERLAAVYALINTGEGMPVRITKNLRVCVDCHSWMKAVSRVTRRLIVLRDTNRFHHFENGTCSCKDYW; from the coding sequence ATGATGGTCATGTTCCCCGCCATTTCTCTCTCAACGAACATAACTGTCAAAACCAACATAACAGTTTCCGCCACACCAACACCAAGAACCACAACAACTCAGAAATTACACAAAACAACACCACCTCTTGGTTCAACCCTGAAATCCCTTTGCAAATTGGGAAAATTGGAGGAGGCCCTTAGCGTTATAGAATCCTCAAAGCGCAAACCCAATGATGAAGACATTGAagttttctctctcttcctccaTGCCTGCATCTCCACAAAGTCATTGGAACATGCCCAAAAGCTCCGTTCCCACATTCTTCGCTCAAAACCGAGCCTTTTGCAGAACCCCACCCTGAAGAGCAAGCTCATCACGCTCTTCTCCGTCTGCGGCCAACTCGACGAGGCTCGCCGTGTCTTCAATGACCAAACCAGCGGTGAAGCCACTCCCTCGGAGCCAGTGTGGGTAGCCATGGCAATTGGGTACTCTAGAAACGGATTTTCTACTGAAGTTCTGCTTCTGTATAGTAATATGTTGTTGCATTCTGTGAAGCCCGGAAATTTCGCGTTTTCGGCGGCTCTTAAGGCCTGTGTGGATACCTCTGATGCTTTCTTGGGTAGAGCAATCCATGCCCAGATTGTGAAGCATGATGAGGAAGCTGATCAAGTTGTGAACAATGCACTGCTGAAGTTCTATGTGGAGTGTGGAGGGTGCTTCAATGAGGCACTGAAGGTGTTTGAGGTAATGCCTCAACGAAATGTTGTGTCTTGGAACACGCTGATTGCGGGTTTCGCTGGTCAAGGGAGAGTGTTTGAGATGCTCGATGCTTTTCGAGTTATGCAGGGAGAGGCGATGGGGTTCAGTTGGGTCACCCTTACAACGGTTCTTCCGGTTTGTGGTCAAGTTACTGCACTTCACAGTGGGAAGGAGATACATGGGCAAATTGTGAAGTCTAAGAAGAGAGGTGATGTTCCTTTACTTAACTCTCTTATGGACATGTATGCCAAATGTGGAGCAATTGGTTATTGTAGAAAAGTGTTTGACAGAATGCAGAACAAGGACTTAACATCATGGAATACAATGCTTTCTGGGTATTCAATCAATGGGCAAATAGATGAGGCAATGGCTCTGTTTGATGAAATGATAAGTAATAACGTTAGGCCAGATGGTATCACCTTTGTTGCCTTGTTATCTGGTTGTAGCCATTCAGGACTTACAAGTGAGGGGAACAGGTTGTTTCATGTGATGCAAAATTATGGGGTGAAACCATCTCTAGAACACTATGCTTGTTTGGTAGATATGTTAGGTAGGTCAGGGAAAATCCACGAGGGGTTAGCAGTGGCAGAAAGCCTTCCAATGAAGCCTAGCGGAAGCATATGGGGATCGTTGCTTAACTCGTGTCGGCTCTATGGTAACGTTTCTCTCGCAGAAACTGTGGCCGAGCGGTTGTTTGAGATTGAACCTAACAATTCCGGAAACTATGTGATGTTGTCCAACATATATGCAAACGCAGGGATGTGGGAGGAGGTGAAGAGAGTTAGAGAAATGATGGCAATGAGGGGAATCAAGAAAGATGCCGGATGTAGTTGGATACAAATAAAGCATAGAATTCATACCTTTGTCGCAGGAGGGAGCACCGATTTTCGCAATTCAGCTGAGTTTTGCAGAGTTTGGAGTGAGTTGTCAAATGCTACAAAGAAAGTGGGATATGTCCCTGACACAGAAGTTGTTCTTCATGATATTAATGAAGAGATGAAGACAATGTGGGTTTGTGGACACAGTGAAAGGCTTGCAGCAGTGTATGCACTCATCAACACTGGTGAGGGAATGCCAGTTAGGATTACTAAGAACCTCAGAGTTTGTGTGGATTGTCACTCATGGATGAAGGCAGTTTCAAGAGTTACAAGGAGATTGATTGTATTGAGAGATACAAATAGGTTTCACCATTTTGAAAATGGTACTTGTTCTTGTAAGGACTACTGGTGA